One Peptostreptococcus equinus genomic window carries:
- a CDS encoding Dabb family protein: MKHIVLFKFDQKIDNVVVGKLFEDTYNNLKNTHKVINDYSFKFNCLDNENNMDLILFVSIENHQGLGAYLMHEDHQDLLKKVKNLGLIDKSVIDIDNR; the protein is encoded by the coding sequence ATGAAACATATTGTATTATTTAAATTCGATCAAAAAATAGATAATGTTGTAGTTGGAAAATTATTTGAGGATACATACAATAATCTAAAAAATACTCATAAGGTAATCAATGATTATTCTTTTAAATTCAATTGCCTTGATAATGAAAATAATATGGATTTAATACTTTTCGTAAGTATTGAAAATCACCAAGGATTGGGTGCTTACTTGATGCATGAAGATCATCAGGATTTATTAAAAAAGGTGAAAAATTTGGGATTAATTGATAAATCAGTAATAGATATAGATAATAGATAA
- a CDS encoding response regulator transcription factor, with translation MNQFSILVIEDDKDIQELMVEFLIAKNYKVDAVSNGVDGIKRFKEKKYDLIILDIMMPNLDGFTTCKMIRQTSTVPIIFLTALTDENDQLKGFEMGCDDYITKPFSFNLLVKRVEALLKRTNKSSNVSKLEFEDMVLDLNTYSIVINGRNIELTLKEFNILKELIEKYPQVITRENLLDSIWGYDYYGDTRIVDAHIKNIRKKIEQPYIRTVKGIGYTLEKVNNKME, from the coding sequence ATGAACCAATTCAGTATTCTAGTCATTGAAGATGACAAAGATATACAAGAACTAATGGTTGAATTTTTAATTGCTAAAAATTACAAAGTTGATGCTGTATCAAATGGTGTGGATGGAATCAAAAGATTTAAAGAAAAGAAGTATGATTTAATTATACTTGATATTATGATGCCTAATCTGGATGGTTTTACTACTTGTAAGATGATTAGACAGACTTCAACTGTGCCGATAATATTTTTAACTGCTTTGACTGATGAAAATGATCAGTTAAAGGGATTTGAAATGGGATGTGACGATTATATAACTAAACCTTTTTCATTTAATTTATTAGTAAAAAGAGTAGAAGCTTTATTGAAAAGAACTAACAAGTCTTCAAATGTTAGTAAACTTGAGTTTGAAGATATGGTATTGGATTTAAATACATATTCAATAGTAATAAATGGTAGAAATATAGAACTTACGCTTAAGGAATTTAATATTTTAAAGGAATTAATAGAAAAATATCCTCAAGTAATAACTAGAGAAAATTTACTTGATAGTATTTGGGGTTATGATTATTATGGAGATACTAGAATCGTGGATGCTCATATAAAAAACATTAGAAAAAAAATTGAGCAACCTTACATTAGAACAGTAAAGGGAATAGGTTATACACTTGAAAAGGTTAATAACAAAATGGAATAA
- a CDS encoding sensor histidine kinase has translation MKRLITKWNNLNLKFKLFTTTSILAISLAIVIFSVVYILLPTLYARERITNLDSVVTSLSYDLNGRSLVEAKVRLESLTSNNIMYAKLVADDGNIVYERNKFLINMHNYEEVNLSKENLSKTKKLYLNDAKEYTLYITSVYYPLRDTSDAIRGLFPIILAIVIALSFIGSYIYSELITRPLVAIIEKEKHQLSRKKEFIGAISHELKTPITVISGQLEGMMYGVGKFKNRDYYIKKCYDDAQDLSYLVEQMLEISKKELFEDNSDLSELNINELVEKVIAKHRFLYERKEQKVKIHIKNSSTIYANKQDIITVLSNVISNAIKYSPRYENIFINLYEYKKTLTGHMIKLTIENTGVVLTKEQLLKIFDPLYRVETSRNRKTGGSGIGLYFVSNILTKYNFKYKMYCGENSTIFSVDFEAYNK, from the coding sequence TTGAAAAGGTTAATAACAAAATGGAATAACTTAAATTTAAAGTTCAAATTATTTACTACTACATCTATATTAGCAATAAGTTTAGCTATAGTAATATTTTCTGTTGTATATATACTTTTACCGACTCTTTATGCAAGAGAAAGAATTACAAACTTAGATAGTGTCGTCACATCATTATCATATGATTTAAACGGAAGATCACTGGTTGAGGCTAAGGTGAGATTAGAGTCTCTAACTAGTAATAATATTATGTACGCTAAGCTTGTTGCAGATGATGGTAATATTGTATATGAAAGAAATAAATTCCTTATAAATATGCATAATTATGAAGAGGTCAACTTATCAAAGGAAAATTTGTCCAAAACTAAAAAATTATATTTAAATGATGCCAAAGAATATACTCTATATATAACATCTGTATACTATCCACTCAGAGATACATCAGATGCTATAAGAGGATTATTTCCTATAATATTAGCTATTGTTATTGCTTTATCTTTTATAGGATCTTATATATATTCGGAATTAATTACTAGACCTTTAGTAGCTATTATTGAGAAAGAGAAACACCAATTGTCTAGAAAAAAAGAGTTTATTGGAGCTATATCTCATGAACTAAAAACGCCAATTACAGTCATCAGTGGTCAGTTAGAAGGCATGATGTATGGAGTAGGTAAATTTAAGAATAGAGATTATTATATTAAAAAGTGCTATGATGACGCGCAGGATCTTAGTTACTTAGTAGAACAAATGCTTGAAATATCAAAAAAAGAACTTTTTGAAGATAATTCAGATCTTAGTGAATTAAATATTAATGAGTTGGTAGAGAAAGTAATAGCTAAGCATAGATTTTTATATGAAAGAAAAGAGCAAAAAGTAAAAATACATATAAAAAATTCTTCAACTATTTATGCAAATAAACAAGATATAATTACTGTACTTAGCAATGTGATTAGCAATGCAATAAAATATTCTCCTAGATATGAAAATATTTTTATTAATCTATATGAATATAAAAAAACCCTAACAGGTCATATGATAAAACTTACTATAGAGAATACCGGGGTAGTGCTTACAAAAGAACAATTATTAAAAATTTTTGATCCTCTATATAGAGTTGAAACATCAAGAAATAGAAAGACTGGTGGATCCGGTATAGGTTTATATTTTGTAAGTAATATATTGACTAAGTACAATTTTAAATATAAAATGTACTGTGGCGAAAATTCTACAATATTTAGTGTAGATTTTGAGGCATATAATAAGTAA
- a CDS encoding NCS2 family permease, with protein sequence MNTNLELSGIQKLFPFFTNKNVDVKTEIIAGITTFLTMAYIIAVNPSILSATGMNAGALVTGTCLAAALGCFLMAFLANSPIALASGMGLNAFFAYTIVLKGGVSWQVALSAVFMEGIIFIFLTMFKVREAVVNSIPLNMKHAVTAGIGMFIAFLGLQSTGLIVANKATLVSLGHVSPTVLFATVGLIVIVLFEKKKLKGSILAGIAMASILAWGYALHDPQAATNMGIFLPDGIYKFESIAPIAGKIDFNYMMNSANWGNFFVVVCTLLFVDFFDTVGTLVGVCSQANMLDEDGNVPNVGRALMSDAIATTFAGVFGVSTITAYVESSTGVLAGGRTGYTTITVGILFLIAMFFSPIFVAIPGCATAPALIYVGYLMVSSIHKIDIHNVTEGLPAFITMISMVLTASIGDGLTLGILAYVIVNLVYNVFAKKEDREHISWVMIILAILFLLKLMFL encoded by the coding sequence ATGAATACAAATTTAGAACTAAGTGGAATACAAAAATTATTTCCATTTTTCACTAACAAGAATGTGGATGTCAAAACTGAAATAATTGCTGGTATTACAACATTCTTAACAATGGCATACATAATAGCAGTAAATCCAAGTATATTATCAGCTACAGGTATGAATGCAGGAGCATTAGTAACAGGAACATGTCTAGCAGCAGCTTTAGGTTGCTTTTTAATGGCATTTTTGGCTAATTCTCCTATTGCACTAGCATCAGGCATGGGTCTAAATGCATTTTTTGCTTATACAATAGTATTAAAAGGCGGAGTTTCTTGGCAGGTTGCACTTTCAGCAGTATTTATGGAAGGTATAATATTTATATTTTTAACTATGTTTAAAGTTCGTGAGGCTGTTGTTAACTCAATACCGCTGAATATGAAACATGCTGTAACAGCAGGTATAGGAATGTTTATAGCATTTTTAGGCCTTCAATCAACTGGACTTATCGTAGCAAATAAAGCAACTCTTGTAAGTCTTGGACATGTGTCTCCAACTGTGCTATTTGCAACAGTTGGGTTGATAGTGATAGTGTTATTTGAAAAAAAGAAATTAAAGGGTTCAATACTTGCAGGTATAGCAATGGCCTCTATACTTGCTTGGGGATATGCTTTGCATGATCCACAAGCAGCAACTAATATGGGTATCTTTCTACCTGATGGTATATATAAATTCGAATCAATAGCACCAATAGCAGGAAAAATTGATTTTAACTATATGATGAACTCAGCCAACTGGGGTAATTTCTTCGTAGTAGTATGTACACTTTTATTCGTTGATTTTTTTGATACAGTAGGAACATTAGTAGGAGTTTGTTCACAGGCAAACATGCTTGATGAAGATGGAAATGTGCCTAATGTAGGTAGAGCTCTTATGTCAGATGCCATAGCTACTACTTTTGCTGGTGTTTTTGGAGTATCGACTATAACAGCATATGTAGAATCATCAACGGGCGTGTTAGCAGGTGGTAGAACAGGATATACTACAATTACTGTTGGTATATTATTTTTGATTGCAATGTTCTTTTCACCGATATTTGTAGCTATACCAGGATGCGCTACTGCACCAGCACTAATCTATGTTGGATATTTGATGGTAAGTTCTATTCATAAAATTGATATACACAATGTAACAGAAGGTTTACCAGCGTTTATAACAATGATATCAATGGTACTTACAGCATCAATAGGTGATGGTTTAACATTAGGTATATTGGCATATGTAATAGTAAATTTAGTATATAATGTATTTGCCAAAAAAGAAGATAGAGAGCATATATCATGGGTTATGATAATACTTGCTATACTTTTCTTGTTAAAACTTATGTTTTTATAA
- a CDS encoding NCS2 family permease: MNSEMKAIDRLFPILSNKDVNLKREALAGLTTFLTMAYIIAVNPITLSATGMNAGALVTATCLAAALGCLLMGLLANLPFGLASGMGLNAFFAYTIVLKGGVPWEVALSAVFVEGIIFIFLTLFKVREAVVNSIPLNMKHAVTAGIGMFIAFLGLKSTGLIVANEATLVSLGHISPTVVFATVGIIVIAIFEKKGLKGSILAGIAISSILAWIYAAFNPELAAKLGIFLPNGVFKYESIAPIAGKVDFNYIFHPNNIGNFFVVVCTLLFVDFFDTVGTLVGVCSQANMLDEDGNVPNVGRALMADALATTFGALLGVSTVTTYVESSTGVLAGGKTGYTAITVGILFLISMFFSPIFVAIPACATAPALIYVGYLMISSIHSIDIHNVTEGLPAFITMISMVLTASIGDGLTLGILSYVIVNVIYNIFAKKEEREHVSWVMVILAILFLAKLLLL, encoded by the coding sequence ATGAATTCAGAAATGAAAGCAATAGATAGGTTATTTCCTATTCTTTCAAACAAAGATGTAAACCTTAAGAGGGAGGCACTTGCAGGTCTTACAACATTTTTAACAATGGCATACATAATAGCTGTTAATCCGATTACTTTATCAGCTACAGGTATGAATGCAGGAGCTCTAGTAACAGCTACTTGTCTAGCTGCAGCTTTAGGTTGTTTATTAATGGGACTTTTAGCAAACTTACCTTTTGGTTTAGCATCAGGCATGGGCCTAAATGCATTTTTTGCCTACACAATAGTATTAAAGGGTGGAGTTCCTTGGGAAGTAGCATTATCAGCTGTATTTGTAGAAGGTATTATTTTTATTTTTCTAACTTTATTCAAGGTACGTGAAGCTGTTGTTAATTCAATACCACTTAATATGAAGCATGCAGTGACAGCAGGTATAGGAATGTTTATAGCTTTTTTAGGACTAAAATCTACAGGACTTATTGTAGCAAATGAAGCTACATTGGTTAGTCTTGGACATATTTCACCAACAGTAGTATTTGCAACAGTAGGTATAATAGTAATAGCTATTTTTGAAAAAAAAGGTTTAAAAGGATCAATTCTAGCGGGTATAGCAATTTCATCTATATTAGCTTGGATATATGCTGCTTTTAATCCAGAGTTAGCAGCAAAATTAGGAATATTTTTACCAAATGGAGTATTTAAGTATGAATCAATAGCACCAATAGCAGGTAAAGTAGATTTTAATTATATTTTTCATCCAAACAATATTGGTAACTTTTTTGTAGTAGTATGTACATTATTATTCGTAGACTTTTTTGATACAGTGGGTACATTAGTCGGAGTTTGCTCACAAGCTAATATGCTTGATGAGGATGGGAATGTTCCAAATGTTGGCAGAGCTTTAATGGCAGATGCACTGGCGACTACATTTGGCGCATTATTAGGTGTTTCTACAGTTACTACATATGTAGAATCATCAACTGGTGTATTAGCAGGTGGAAAGACTGGATATACAGCGATAACAGTTGGTATATTATTCCTAATATCAATGTTCTTCTCACCAATATTTGTAGCTATACCAGCGTGTGCTACTGCACCAGCTCTCATTTATGTAGGTTATTTGATGATTAGTTCTATACATAGTATTGATATACATAATGTAACAGAGGGTTTACCAGCATTTATAACAATGATATCAATGGTATTGACAGCATCAATAGGTGATGGTTTGACACTTGGAATATTATCTTATGTTATAGTAAATGTAATTTACAACATATTTGCAAAGAAAGAAGAAAGAGAACACGTATCGTGGGTTATGGTTATACTTGCAATATTGTTCTTAGCTAAGCTTTTATTATTATAA
- a CDS encoding ABC-F family ATP-binding cassette domain-containing protein, with protein sequence MLQVTDVGLRFGDKELYKDVNLKFTKGNCYGIIGANGAGKSTFLKILSGEIEPNTGSVSITEKERMSVLQQDHFKYDECSVLDTVIMGHQRLWNIMKEKDALYMKEDFSDEDGIKAAELEGEFAELDGWDAETNAEKILMGLGIDKEIHYSLMNELSGGEKVKVLLAQALFGNPEILLLDEPTNHLDYASIKWLNDFIMELDDTIVIVVSHDRHFLNTICTHIVDVDFGKIQLFTGNYDFWYESSQLALQLMKDQNKKNEEKIAQLKEFIARFSSNASKAKQATSRKKQLDKLNVEEIQPSRRKYPYVAFKPEREIGNEVLEVKNISKTIDGEKILDNISFRLDKDDKVVFMGNDMAATALFNIISGKDEDFEGEYKWGVTTTQDYMPKNHNEFFDGCEYSLVDWLRQFSEEKSESYIRGFLGRMLFSGDEALKQAKVLSGGEKVRCLLSKLMLSNSNVLIVDDPTNHLDLESITSVNKGLEDFKGVLLFTSHDHQFISSIANRIIFIGENGILDRKMDFDEFIESDEIKDLLKKIVQN encoded by the coding sequence ATGTTACAAGTTACTGATGTAGGATTAAGATTTGGAGATAAGGAATTATACAAAGATGTAAACTTAAAATTCACAAAGGGAAATTGCTATGGTATTATAGGAGCCAATGGTGCAGGTAAGTCTACATTTCTAAAGATATTATCAGGAGAAATAGAACCTAATACTGGTTCAGTGTCAATTACAGAAAAAGAAAGAATGTCAGTGTTACAGCAGGATCACTTTAAATATGATGAGTGTAGTGTATTAGATACTGTAATTATGGGTCATCAAAGATTATGGAATATAATGAAGGAAAAAGATGCCCTATATATGAAAGAAGACTTTAGTGACGAAGATGGTATCAAAGCTGCTGAATTAGAGGGAGAATTTGCTGAATTAGACGGATGGGATGCAGAAACTAACGCTGAAAAAATACTAATGGGCCTTGGTATAGACAAAGAAATTCATTACTCTTTAATGAACGAATTAAGTGGTGGAGAAAAGGTCAAGGTATTACTTGCCCAGGCATTATTTGGAAACCCTGAAATATTATTACTGGATGAACCCACTAACCACTTAGATTATGCATCAATTAAATGGTTGAATGACTTTATAATGGAACTTGATGATACTATAGTAATAGTTGTATCTCATGATAGGCATTTTTTAAATACTATATGTACTCATATAGTAGATGTCGACTTTGGAAAAATACAGTTATTTACTGGTAACTATGATTTCTGGTATGAATCATCTCAATTAGCATTACAGTTAATGAAAGACCAAAATAAGAAAAATGAAGAAAAAATTGCTCAGTTGAAAGAGTTTATTGCTAGGTTTAGTTCAAATGCTTCAAAAGCTAAGCAGGCTACTTCAAGAAAGAAGCAACTAGATAAGTTAAATGTTGAAGAAATACAGCCCTCAAGAAGAAAATATCCGTATGTTGCATTCAAACCTGAAAGAGAAATTGGAAATGAAGTATTAGAAGTTAAAAACATATCTAAAACTATAGACGGTGAAAAAATATTAGATAATATATCATTTAGATTAGATAAAGATGATAAAGTAGTATTTATGGGTAATGATATGGCTGCTACAGCTTTATTTAACATAATAAGTGGTAAGGATGAAGATTTTGAAGGTGAATATAAGTGGGGTGTGACAACAACTCAAGACTATATGCCTAAAAATCACAATGAATTTTTCGATGGTTGTGAATATTCATTAGTGGATTGGTTAAGACAATTTTCGGAAGAAAAAAGTGAGAGTTATATAAGAGGTTTCTTAGGTAGAATGTTATTTAGTGGAGATGAAGCTCTAAAACAAGCTAAGGTTCTTAGTGGAGGAGAAAAGGTTAGATGTTTATTATCTAAGTTGATGTTATCTAATTCAAATGTATTGATAGTTGATGATCCTACCAACCATTTAGATCTTGAATCTATTACTTCAGTAAATAAAGGTTTAGAAGATTTTAAAGGCGTATTATTATTTACATCACATGACCATCAATTTATATCATCAATTGCAAATAGAATAATATTTATAGGAGAAAATGGAATATTAGATAGAAAGATGGACTTTGATGAATTTATAGAGAGTGATGAAATAAAAGACTTATTGAAGAAAATAGTGCAGAACTAA
- a CDS encoding recombinase family protein — protein sequence MIYGYCRATTSKQIESGYLEEQESAITDRYYNSYIFKEESLDINIKPEFNKLISKIKSEDIFVVTSLDRFSKSISDAFDTINELRNKGVFVHILNIGLFDNSVLGNILFDTISAINQFEKALLVERIQSGKNKAKKTEGFREGRPKKYTDEQIQEALDMLSTLSYKKVEEITGISKSTLIRAKKDAGKGIL from the coding sequence TTGATTTACGGATATTGTAGAGCTACAACATCAAAGCAAATCGAAAGTGGATATCTTGAGGAGCAAGAATCTGCTATAACTGATAGATATTACAATAGCTATATTTTCAAAGAAGAGTCTTTGGATATAAATATTAAGCCAGAATTTAATAAATTAATCAGTAAGATAAAGTCAGAAGATATATTTGTTGTTACTAGTTTAGATAGATTCTCAAAATCTATATCTGATGCATTTGACACCATTAATGAACTTAGGAATAAAGGAGTATTTGTTCATATTTTAAACATAGGTTTATTTGATAATTCAGTATTGGGTAATATACTTTTTGATACAATATCAGCGATTAATCAATTTGAAAAAGCCTTATTGGTTGAGAGAATACAATCTGGTAAAAATAAAGCAAAGAAAACTGAAGGATTTAGAGAAGGAAGGCCTAAAAAATATACAGACGAACAAATACAAGAAGCCTTAGATATGTTATCAACTCTGTCATATAAAAAAGTAGAAGAAATTACAGGTATTTCAAAAAGTACATTGATCAGAGCAAAAAAAGATGCTGGTAAAGGAATTTTATAA
- a CDS encoding NUDIX hydrolase: MLNLKEKFKDYIPGIIGPKGLSYSSVVLPIIKNNEGMDCFLLELRSSQLKRQPGEVSLPGGRIDKNELSKDAALREFCEELETDSSKIEIICKLDSYFAPLMGLIDCYLGQVNSSIDLSIKNDEVEELFLVPIQFFIDNQYIEYTNRVYMEMDGELPLDVLKIDQTYNWGYKEYPVIYWIYEDKVIWGLTANIIRNFIEKLIE, from the coding sequence ATGTTAAATTTAAAGGAAAAATTTAAGGATTATATACCAGGTATTATAGGACCAAAAGGGCTTTCTTATTCTTCTGTTGTTTTGCCAATCATTAAGAATAATGAGGGTATGGACTGTTTTCTTTTAGAATTGAGATCTTCACAATTAAAGAGGCAACCAGGTGAAGTCTCTTTACCTGGTGGTAGGATTGACAAAAATGAACTATCTAAAGATGCCGCTCTTAGGGAATTTTGTGAAGAATTGGAAACTGATTCCAGTAAAATAGAGATTATTTGTAAGTTAGATTCATATTTTGCACCACTTATGGGGTTAATAGATTGTTATTTGGGTCAAGTTAATAGCTCAATTGATTTGAGCATAAAAAATGATGAAGTAGAAGAACTATTTTTAGTTCCTATACAGTTTTTTATAGATAATCAATATATTGAATATACCAACAGAGTATATATGGAGATGGATGGAGAATTACCTCTAGATGTCTTAAAGATAGATCAGACATATAATTGGGGTTATAAGGAATATCCAGTAATTTATTGGATATACGAAGATAAGGTAATATGGGGTCTTACAGCTAATATTATTCGAAATTTTATAGAAAAATTAATTGAATAA
- a CDS encoding thiamine-binding protein — protein MVIADVAIMPLRPYANEEQMYKVVDACIELAQNSGLKFEVGANSTSIEGDLDDVMELTKKMHLLPFELECERVITIVRIDQKKGGISIDEKLRNHR, from the coding sequence ATGGTAATAGCAGATGTAGCGATAATGCCACTTAGACCATATGCTAACGAAGAACAAATGTATAAGGTAGTTGATGCTTGTATAGAACTTGCTCAAAATAGTGGATTAAAATTTGAGGTTGGTGCAAATAGCACTTCTATAGAAGGTGATTTAGACGATGTGATGGAATTGACAAAAAAAATGCACCTACTTCCCTTTGAATTAGAATGCGAAAGAGTTATAACAATTGTAAGAATTGACCAGAAAAAGGGTGGTATATCTATAGATGAAAAACTTAGAAACCACAGATAA
- a CDS encoding ABC transporter permease, translated as MKNLETTDKKKITTDKKKITNDKYFGELRENKKELYKHYIYPTITLLTLFALWQVIVVKIKVPGYVLPSPVDIIEKLIEDRDLLFMHSKVTLIEAGLGLIISLIFAMFSGFIMDFFPIVRKCFYPLLYMTQMIPTITIAPLLLIWFGFGIHSKVLCVILTCFFPILVTFMDGMENIDNDYLNLFRIMKSSKLKTFIHLKFPMSMDKFLSGIKMSSTYAFIAATVSEWLGGTAGLGVYMVRAKSAYALDKVFASTLLIIVFSLFFVGLFTVIKKIIIK; from the coding sequence ATGAAAAACTTAGAAACCACAGATAAGAAAAAAATAACAACAGATAAGAAAAAAATAACTAATGACAAATATTTCGGCGAATTAAGAGAAAATAAAAAAGAACTTTACAAACACTATATATATCCAACCATTACTTTATTGACTCTATTTGCTTTATGGCAAGTGATAGTTGTAAAAATTAAGGTCCCTGGTTATGTACTACCTAGTCCAGTAGATATAATTGAAAAATTGATAGAAGATAGGGATCTTTTATTTATGCATAGTAAGGTTACTTTAATCGAAGCTGGTTTGGGGTTAATAATTTCATTGATTTTTGCCATGTTTTCAGGTTTTATTATGGATTTTTTCCCAATAGTAAGAAAATGTTTTTATCCGCTTTTGTATATGACTCAGATGATACCAACGATTACAATAGCACCATTATTGTTAATATGGTTTGGTTTTGGAATACATTCTAAAGTTCTATGTGTAATACTTACATGTTTTTTTCCAATACTAGTAACTTTTATGGATGGCATGGAAAATATTGATAATGATTATTTAAATTTATTTAGAATAATGAAATCAAGTAAATTAAAGACATTTATACATTTAAAGTTTCCAATGTCTATGGATAAGTTTTTAAGTGGGATTAAAATGTCTAGTACATATGCTTTTATTGCAGCCACAGTATCAGAATGGTTGGGCGGGACAGCAGGTCTAGGAGTATACATGGTTAGGGCAAAGAGTGCCTATGCCTTAGATAAGGTATTTGCTAGTACATTATTGATAATAGTATTTTCCTTATTTTTTGTAGGTTTATTTACAGTTATAAAAAAAATTATAATCAAATAA
- a CDS encoding ABC transporter substrate-binding protein — MKFKKVLSLGLVSALTLSSLAGCSTEDKKNVGSDKLQKVKLVLDYTPNTNHTGIYVAKEKGFYKNQGLDVEIVQPSDGDADTLLATGKADFSISYQENVTYALTKEKDPLPIKAIATINQHNTSGFASPIAKNIKSPKDFEGKIYGGWGSPSEEAIIKLAMEKNGADFSKLKRVDIGQDDFLTATKKRIDFAWVFEGWDVVNAKLVNEKLNYLPIKDIDPALDYYTPVIATNNDNIKNDKEMVKKFMKATSDGYNYAIDNPKESADMLLKGAPELDKKLVYASQEFLSKQYKADAKKWGVMDKNVWENYAKFMKSNKLISKDLNVDDAFTNEFLQ; from the coding sequence ATGAAATTTAAAAAAGTTTTGAGTTTAGGACTTGTATCTGCTTTAACTTTATCATCTTTAGCAGGTTGTTCAACAGAAGATAAAAAAAATGTAGGAAGTGATAAATTACAGAAAGTAAAATTAGTATTAGATTATACACCTAATACTAATCATACTGGGATATATGTAGCAAAGGAAAAGGGGTTTTATAAGAATCAAGGTTTGGATGTTGAAATTGTTCAACCTTCAGATGGAGATGCTGATACTTTGCTAGCAACAGGAAAGGCAGATTTTTCAATATCATATCAGGAAAATGTAACTTATGCACTTACAAAGGAAAAAGATCCTCTTCCAATAAAGGCAATAGCTACAATAAATCAGCACAATACTTCTGGTTTTGCTTCTCCAATAGCTAAGAATATTAAATCACCAAAAGATTTTGAAGGTAAAATTTATGGTGGGTGGGGATCACCATCAGAAGAGGCTATAATTAAATTGGCAATGGAGAAAAATGGAGCAGATTTTTCTAAACTTAAAAGAGTTGATATAGGTCAAGATGATTTTTTAACAGCTACAAAGAAGAGAATTGACTTTGCATGGGTATTTGAAGGTTGGGATGTAGTAAACGCAAAACTTGTTAATGAAAAATTAAACTATTTACCAATTAAAGATATAGATCCAGCGCTTGATTATTATACACCAGTAATAGCTACAAATAATGATAACATAAAGAATGATAAGGAAATGGTAAAGAAATTTATGAAAGCTACTTCAGATGGATACAATTATGCAATTGATAATCCTAAAGAATCAGCAGATATGTTATTAAAGGGTGCTCCTGAACTTGATAAAAAGTTAGTATACGCTAGTCAAGAGTTTTTATCTAAGCAGTATAAAGCGGATGCAAAAAAATGGGGTGTAATGGATAAGAATGTATGGGAAAATTATGCTAAATTTATGAAGTCTAATAAGCTAATAAGTAAAGATTTAAATGTAGATGATGCCTTTACAAATGAATTCTTACAATAA
- a CDS encoding ABC transporter ATP-binding protein encodes MNSYNKNNMENKEIKVRLKNINKAFGKNKVLDDISIDLYEGELVTLIGPSGCGKSTIFNIISNLTSVDSGEVEIKSEISYMHQKDLLLTYKTIMDNVTLPLIIKNMNKKNAYKIAEEYIPIFGLRGYEKMYPKDLSGGMRQRANFLRTFLCSNELMLLDEPFGSLDYITKSELHEWFLDVRKNINTSILLISHDIDEAIKLSDRIYVLSQKPAKIKKEFDLKNTNFDKSSIEYCSKLKEQILNNLK; translated from the coding sequence ATGAATTCTTACAATAAAAACAATATGGAAAATAAGGAAATAAAAGTAAGACTAAAAAACATAAATAAAGCATTTGGAAAAAATAAGGTATTAGATGATATAAGTATAGATTTATATGAGGGTGAACTTGTAACATTAATAGGGCCAAGTGGCTGCGGTAAATCTACAATATTTAATATAATATCAAATTTAACATCTGTGGATTCAGGAGAAGTTGAGATAAAATCTGAGATAAGTTACATGCATCAAAAAGATTTATTGCTAACATATAAGACAATAATGGATAATGTGACATTACCGCTTATAATAAAAAATATGAATAAAAAGAATGCCTATAAAATTGCAGAGGAATACATTCCTATATTTGGTTTAAGAGGATATGAAAAAATGTATCCCAAAGATTTATCAGGTGGTATGAGACAGAGGGCTAATTTTTTGAGGACATTTCTATGTTCAAATGAATTAATGTTACTAGATGAACCTTTTGGGTCACTTGACTATATTACAAAAAGTGAATTACATGAATGGTTTTTAGATGTTAGAAAAAATATAAATACTAGTATATTGCTTATTAGCCATGATATTGATGAAGCCATAAAACTTTCTGATAGGATTTACGTTTTGTCACAAAAGCCAGCTAAAATAAAAAAAGAGTTTGATTTAAAGAATACAAATTTTGATAAAAGTTCTATTGAGTATTGCTCAAAATTAAAAGAACAAATATTAAATAATTTAAAATGA